From a region of the Streptomyces sp. NBC_01454 genome:
- a CDS encoding thioesterase II family protein — translation MGDCDSLNTSRRAQVHQSSGRGNELSSKTVTESEDRWIRSYLPGPAKALHLVHFPHAGGSASYYRPFCTSLSDRFNALALQYPGRQDRRDEPCVTDLHVLADLLFDRLRHFADRPMAFFGHSMGALLAFEVTRRFERELNTSPAALFLSGRRAPSRHRDENVDLSSKESLLAEIRELSGTDPRLLGDDEMLEMIMEPLRADYQALGAYRFAPEPPVRCPVTVLTGADDPRTSRDEAAAWQEHTTGDFALRVFPGGHFFLSENVPEVTGFVAERLSAVPLPG, via the coding sequence GTGGGCGACTGCGATTCTCTGAATACTTCACGCAGGGCGCAAGTTCACCAGAGCAGCGGTAGGGGTAATGAGTTGAGTTCAAAAACAGTCACCGAGTCGGAGGACCGATGGATCCGCAGCTATCTACCGGGTCCCGCCAAGGCGCTCCATCTCGTCCACTTTCCCCATGCAGGCGGTTCCGCCAGTTATTACCGGCCCTTCTGCACGTCCCTGTCGGACCGGTTCAACGCGCTCGCCCTGCAGTATCCGGGGCGTCAAGACCGGCGCGATGAGCCTTGTGTGACCGATCTGCACGTCCTGGCGGACCTCCTGTTCGACCGGCTGCGGCACTTCGCGGACCGCCCGATGGCGTTCTTCGGCCACAGCATGGGGGCACTCTTGGCGTTCGAGGTGACCCGGAGGTTCGAGCGGGAGCTCAACACCTCACCGGCGGCGCTCTTCCTGTCCGGGCGGCGCGCTCCGTCCCGCCATCGGGACGAGAACGTCGACCTGAGCAGCAAGGAGAGCCTGCTCGCCGAGATCCGGGAGCTGAGCGGCACAGATCCCCGGCTGCTGGGAGACGACGAGATGCTTGAGATGATCATGGAGCCGCTGCGCGCCGACTACCAAGCCCTGGGCGCCTACCGCTTCGCGCCGGAACCGCCCGTCCGCTGCCCGGTCACCGTTCTGACCGGCGCCGACGACCCCCGTACCTCCCGGGATGAGGCAGCCGCCTGGCAGGAGCACACCACTGGCGACTTCGCACTGCGGGTGTTCCCCGGTGGTCACTTCTTCCTCAGCGAGAACGTCCCCGAGGTCACCGGCTTCGTCGCCGAGCGACTCTCCGCTGTCCCGCTGCCTGGTTGA
- a CDS encoding RHS repeat domain-containing protein → MPERRRDEQQHVTKTVDPLGNTTRTDYDEAGRVSARTDEINRTTRFDAIADAAGQTIQATYDAFGRVITATNSLGFTNRSSTVPRARSPGVSIPTVRSSHGFTTLKASSSSTATEPER, encoded by the coding sequence ATGCCGGAGCGACGAAGGGACGAGCAGCAGCACGTGACCAAGACCGTCGATCCGCTCGGCAACACGACACGGACCGACTACGACGAGGCCGGCCGGGTCAGCGCCCGCACCGATGAGATCAACAGAACCACCCGCTTCGACGCGATAGCCGACGCCGCGGGCCAGACGATCCAGGCCACCTACGACGCCTTCGGCCGCGTCATCACTGCCACCAACTCACTCGGCTTCACCAACCGCTCGAGTACCGTACCGAGGGCGAGATCACCCGGCGTGTCCATCCCGACGGTGCGGTCGAGCCATGGGTTCACGACCCTGAAGGCTTCGTCATCGAGCACCGCGACCGAGCCGGAGCGGTAA
- a CDS encoding RHS repeat domain-containing protein — MQRFAYDTELQLPAVTMNGASWRYRYDEPGHLVGETDFNDHSFPIGSAAPTSC, encoded by the coding sequence GTGCAACGCTTCGCCTATGACACCGAGCTGCAGCTGCCGGCAGTCACCATGAACGGTGCATCCTGGCGATACCGCTACGACGAGCCCGGGCACCTGGTAGGCGAGACCGACTTCAACGACCACAGCTTCCCTATCGGCTCGGCGGCGCCGACCAGCTGCTGA
- a CDS encoding L,D-transpeptidase: protein MLVGTSACGGGGSDKASGDDAKAPGKASASASPSPTKPAGPPMLLDTITPQTGTTVGVAMPISVVFTNPVAEKARATVEKHMKVSASHPVAGAWHWLGDRRADWRPKKYWPSGTKVKIDAAMKGVTNGHGRYGVNGYTHTFKVGDDVRADVSVTGHTMKVTRNGKAVRTLSINAGSAQYPTWNGTMAVIDKQEKVHMTSCSVGISCDKGSPNYYDLTLPWDVHLTQSGTYVHYSTGDPTPGNGSARGSHGCVHLSMSEAKWFYGQVKQGDPITITGSPRAKAPADNGYADFNLGWDQWLAGSASGEQTTTTL from the coding sequence ATGCTGGTGGGCACGAGTGCCTGCGGCGGGGGCGGCAGTGACAAGGCGAGCGGGGACGACGCAAAGGCGCCGGGAAAGGCGAGTGCAAGTGCCTCGCCGTCACCGACGAAGCCCGCGGGCCCGCCGATGCTGCTGGACACGATCACCCCGCAGACGGGAACCACGGTCGGCGTGGCCATGCCGATCTCGGTGGTCTTCACGAACCCGGTCGCGGAAAAGGCGCGGGCCACGGTCGAGAAGCACATGAAGGTGAGTGCGTCGCACCCCGTGGCCGGCGCCTGGCACTGGCTGGGCGACAGGCGCGCCGACTGGCGGCCGAAGAAGTACTGGCCCTCCGGCACGAAGGTGAAGATCGACGCCGCCATGAAGGGCGTCACCAACGGCCACGGGCGCTACGGCGTGAACGGCTACACCCACACCTTCAAGGTCGGCGACGACGTGCGCGCGGATGTCTCGGTGACCGGCCACACCATGAAGGTGACCCGGAACGGCAAGGCGGTACGCACCCTTTCGATCAATGCGGGCAGCGCCCAGTATCCGACGTGGAACGGCACGATGGCCGTCATCGACAAGCAGGAGAAGGTCCACATGACCTCCTGCAGCGTGGGCATCAGCTGTGACAAGGGCAGCCCCAACTACTACGACCTGACGCTGCCCTGGGACGTCCACCTGACTCAATCCGGCACGTACGTGCACTACTCCACCGGCGACCCCACTCCCGGCAACGGCAGCGCCCGCGGCTCGCACGGCTGCGTCCATCTGTCCATGTCGGAAGCCAAATGGTTCTACGGCCAGGTCAAACAGGGCGACCCGATCACCATCACCGGCTCCCCCCGCGCCAAGGCCCCGGCCGACAACGGCTACGCCGACTTCAACCTGGGATGGGACCAATGGCTCGCAGGCAGCGCGTCCGGGGAGCAGACGACCACGACACTGTGA